In the Candidatus Komeilibacteria bacterium CG_4_10_14_0_2_um_filter_37_10 genome, GTAAAAAATATAATAGTGGCTACACCCTAGATAATATCAATCTGGAAATTAAAGCTGGTGAATTCGTTTCTTTGGTGGGTCAATCAGGAACTGGTAAAACAACTCTGGTCAAATTGATTATCGCTGAGGAAAAGCCGTCTTCGGGGCGGATTGTTATCGGTGGTTGGGATATAACCAAAATTGAACCCTATGAAATACCTTATTTAAGAAGGCAAATCGGTGTTGTTTTTCAGGATTTTAAGCTACTACCTAAGAAAACAGTTTATGAAAACGTTTCTTTTGCTCTGGAAACCTGTGGTTGTAGTACTGATAAAATCAAACAAACAGTTCCGCAGGTTTTGAAAATTGTTAATTTAGAAAATAAAATGGACCGTTATCCTA is a window encoding:
- the ftsE gene encoding cell division ATP-binding protein FtsE, translated to MIKILGVSKKYNSGYTLDNINLEIKAGEFVSLVGQSGTGKTTLVKLIIAEEKPSSGRIVIGGWDITKIEPYEIPYLRRQIGVVFQDFKLLPKKTVYENVSFALETCGCSTDKIKQTVPQVLKIVNLENKMDRYPKQLSGGEQQRVVIARSLVHKPKLLIADEPTGNLDSINSREIIDLLVKINQIGTTVLLVTHNRDIVNSLKKRVIAIENGKIISDQERGRYLL